A window of the Hordeum vulgare subsp. vulgare chromosome 5H, MorexV3_pseudomolecules_assembly, whole genome shotgun sequence genome harbors these coding sequences:
- the LOC123397607 gene encoding uncharacterized protein LOC123397607 — translation MAATTAASASAAAAAHLLTSPPVASPRPIPRRRRRTEAARGLSCRASLGPDAPLTALAAAPGPSPARGRTYLRAHSCLLFPPPRGARPLAVVKFLGGAFIGAAPEATYGYLLELLAQEGFLVVCVPYNVTFDHAAAAREVFERFHGCYDALRASGLPEAGLSALDIAGLPLYSVGHSNGALLQLLVGSYFSEKIPKANAIVSFNNRPASEAVPYFEQIGPLISQLTPMMETSPVYSVARDASGNAWKALFDLAGGLIREYDQEAMVSVSKFVDQLPLVMNQVTEGVSEFKPTPPENREFCKNSYSVPNTLLVKFSVDAIDDTEIIEDILIPRVDSIGGQIKKVVLSGTHLTPCVQDVKWQVGSEYTPADALAQGLKSLALNETRVLSRTIADYFRSL, via the exons ATGGCTGCGACGACGGCGGCGTCGGCATCGGCTGCTGCTGCGGCTCACCTGCTCACCTCCCCGCCCGTCGCGTCTCCACGGCCCAtcccccgccgtcgccgccgcaccGAGGCCGCCAGGGGCCTCTCCTGCCGCGCGTCGCTAGGCCCCGACGCCCCCCTAACCGCGCTCGCCGCCGCCCCCGGACCGTCGCCCGCtcgggggaggacgtacctgcggGCGCACTCCTGCCTCCTCTTCCCGCCCCCGCGCGGCGCCCGCCCGCTCGCCGTCGTCAAGTTCCTCGGCGGCGCCTTCATCGGCGCCGCCCCCGAGGCCACCTATGG CTACCTGCTGGAGCTCCTGGCGCAGGAGGGGTTCCTCGTGGTGTGCGTCCCGTACAACGTCACCTTCGACCACGCGGCCGCCGCGCGGGAGGTCTTCGAGCGGTTCCACGGCTGCTACGACGCGCTCCGAGCGTCGGGACTGCCTGAGGCCGGGCTAAGCGCTCTGGACATCGCGGGGCTCCCGCTCTACTCCGTTGGGCACAG CAATGGTGCGCTGCTTCAGCTGCTGGTTGGGAGCTACTTCTCAGAAAAGATACCGAAG GCTAATGCCATTGTCTCATTCAACAATAGGCCCGCTTCAGAGGCTGTTCCTTACTTTGAGCAG ATAGGCCCCCTCATTAGTCAACTAACGCCTATGATGGAGACATCACCTGTATACTCTGTGGCAAGAGATGCATCAG GGAATGCGTGGAAGGCCCTGTTTGATTTAGCTGGAGGTTTGATACGGGAGTATGACCAAGAAGCTATGGTATCCGTAAGCAAATTTGTCGATCAGTTACCATTAGTAATGAATCAG GTTACTGAAGGTGTATCTGAATTCAAACCAACACCACCTGAGAACCGTGAATTCTGCAAGAATTCTTACAGTGTACCTAATACATTACTG GTGAAATTCAGCGTTGATGCTATTGATGATACAGAAATAATTGAGGACATCTTGATACCCCGGGTAGACTCAATTGGTGGACAAATAAAGAAGGTCGTACTGTCAGGAACACATCTAACTCCGTGTGTACAG GATGTTAAATGGCAGGTTGGTTCAGAATACACTCCAGCGGATGCTCTGGCCCAGGGTTTAAAATCATTGGCTCTGAATGAGACTAGGGTCCTCTCAAGAACTATCGCTGACTACTTCAGATCCCTTTAG